TACACTGCCTAACTCGTCAGTATACCTGGAGTCTTCCACAATCTTATAATCCTTCAATGTCTCACTGAAGGCAAGGAAATGTATCTCCTCTTTGATCTGGGCTTCAATATTGCTGCTCTCAAAGTTCTCATTCCACTATCCTATCTTTTTCCTGaacaaatatttacatatagccTCATGTATCAGGCATTCTAAATCATAATAATCTAACTCAATGTAAAATTCTTTCCTTAGTCCTCTTAGGGGGTAAAATATATCTCCTCTAATATCATTGCCTTCAAATTtgcatcttctttttcttgtctTAGCATCTTTATCTCATTTTGTCGATGTTAGATGGAGGGTCGCTcacgtggggctgaccccctcctgcaGTGTAATGCATagctttaagccatgcgttatttGCTTGTAACTCATGGCTGCGTTACTTCCTTTTAATAACacaattgaaggctggcctttaaggccagccgtGTATAGGAGGACTATATACACAATTGTGTATATACACAAAagaaagctctctctctttttgttttctcttgataaaatatttaggctgtagatttgttaagtgttactctagttttatactacgtagtacattTCGCCACTAAGAAGAAACGCTTGTGATTTATCAATCTGGagaaacttgtggagcaattttATAAGCTAAGTTTGAGGTACTTTTATGCTGTGCATTCTAACAGTCACTCTTCATTTACTGCATGAGAATTAAATGAAACTCTATTAATCTTCTCTCAACCATCTGCCAAAGTATAGATGCTCTCATCAAATTGTGGTACCCTTTTCTCGACAAAACTTTCATTTCCATGTATGGATGTATGATCACCAGAAATTTTTTCCATCTTAGCATCCCATTCCatgaaattgttgagatttcttGGATCCTTCTTCTAAGATTTAAAGGGTCTTTTTCTTCCCTGAGGGatagacataatttttttcaaagaatttccCGCTTCAGCCTATTCAGATCTTTACTTTGCCTCCGAATGGTAGATTCATGACTTTTTATCATCTTAGTCACGTATTGCCTGTTCACGCGAAAACGAACTAGGAGCTCTACGGTTCTTCTAGACCAAAAAATCAACTGCCTCGAGCTCGATACCTTCTTCCACGATTTTGCATTTTTGCTAGATTTGTTTTGTTCTAAAATGTAAAACTTCCCTCATTTTTCTGTCcgagtttgattttatttatttatttattattaaataaatcgGCCACATGAGCTGGTTACACAACGGTTGCTACAGATGATTGCAGAACTGTTAAAATCAACAGTGATGAATGGTCCATAAagaagagattttatttttttatttttctaatcaagcatatgatatataaaagtaaaaattacaGAGTTTGAGGAGGGTCCTTTccactatcaatatacaaaaaccaACTAGGAATATTATCTATAGGTATGCTACCAAAAACAAGGTTGGTAGCTGCCCACTGCGCAACAGAGTGAgcacatcgattttgagatcgatGAATCTTGGCAAATTTCCAGCTTTGATGAAGATTTTATAAGTGCTGGATGTCCATAAAGAAGAGATTGACTACATATCAGCCTAAACTCTCTACACACTTTACGTggtatcacttttttttttttttttttttaaaacctatAATGTTAAGTGTGCTGCCGCTGCAGTGTACAGTAAGCTGCTGTGAATATTTTCTGCTTAAAGAAACCGACGCTAATGAATATTGAGCTTCGGAAGTCAACGAAACTTGGGTCGATTGGTCCTGACTCGTCCTCCAGGTTCGAATTTCAGGTAGTTGTCTTCTCGATTCTTTTCCGAAATGAAACATTTTCGCTTACAACTCTTACTTCTGTTGGATTACCGAGAAAAGCCAAGAAAACGAAAGACATGATCGTTATAATAGGAGGTAGATTTGATTCTGCCGGGAGGTTTGATGAAAGCTCCGATGAGCGGTGATTCGAGGCCTTGAGATGGTGATCAGGTTAGTCTTTTGCTTGCTGTGGTCTGGTTCTGCTTGATTGTACTCCGTGTTTTCTTGAATGTTGTAACTGAAAGTATAAATAAGCTCGTATAGGTATTTGATTTACGGTCTTGTGAGTCGACTTTTTGCAATTGACATGGTGTGTTATGCTGTTGGAGTGGctttattatgtttatggaaAGCGGGCCATTTGAGAAGTTGGGAGGCCGAATTTGAAATGTGAGTTGTGTTTTATAATTTGCAGGTAATATATCATTGCATAGGTAGCTTTTTGCTCATACGCCAGAAATCACATTGTCAGTGATGGTTTATAATATAGCACTTGACTTCTTTGTTCGATACATTAAGGTTTACAGCATTTTAAATTCCATTTTAAGCTGCAAATTGACGAGAAGTCATTAATTAAGTTGTTGTTTCCCATTTATCAttcattatttctcatttatccTATACTGAATGTGCTGTTATTGTAGAAGTTTTCCCATGGTCTTCAGCACAATAGTGAGGATTCAATTTGGTTGTCTTGTACCATATCAGCTTGAATAAACATATGCTTTTCATGACAGGCAACGGTACCCCAATAAGACATGTTTTGGGAAAAAGCAAGATGATAGTGGGATTACTAGAAGGTATATCATTATCCCAGTTTCTGAAACTGTATGTAAAAAAAGAATAGGCGAAAGATATGGTAAAGAATGGAATAGAATGAACTTAATGTAAACCAATTATAATACTTGGCCTCTGTTTGTAAAAATCccattaacttttatttttacttgttgcATCTGAAAATATTCATTCTATTTCCTGGATAAGGACCTTCTAGAGTGGGCAAACCTCAACTGCACTATGGTGAGGTTGTTGCCCAGTTTCTGCATCTCATAACTTTCCAAAGGATGATGAACTTCATTTGAgattgagatgataaattctataaaagcTAAGGTGAGCCTGTCAACTTCCAATTCTTCTAGTGTGGAGTTTCACTCCCAGCACAcagtgatttttatttctttttggggtTATTGTTACAATATCGGTTCTGTTGACTATAGTTTTCCAATTCATTTGATTTCGTGGACCTTCAATTGATTGGTGACTCTTGCCAGAAGCCTTTGACGTATGTAGGCCTCCATGTTTAAACTCCAATATGGTGTTTTCTTGtcaaatatttgattaattttgaTTCTCTTAAAATCTAAAGAATAAGTCAATAATTGCATCTGACTTATCTTTAGTTCTaatctttcctttttgttttttctgatGTGCTGACTTTCAGGTTGTTATTGATGATTTGGGGGTTGTGAAAAAGGTATTTGACAGCTATATCCTTGTTGCattgtttataatttaattaaggaCATGTTATGATTTCAGACAATGAAAACCTAAAAATTACATTATGATAATCTCTTTaactaacttataaaaaaaaaaagtactatcATTGACTCAATAAAAATGGCTGAATCTAATAGAtgcttttgatttttaattggaaCTTGAGTAATTTTGATTCAGATTTTCCTTTCAGATTGTAGTACTGagaaaacatataaatttttaaggAGAACACATGTTTTCTGTTCGtttcttatatattttgcaccaaaaagaaatatgttgtaaaaataACAATTTCAATCTGCTGTtggaaaatatgaaaagatAAGGTAGCTGCTATATCCATAGACCTAAGAAATTCCCAATGATCTGGTAATAAATGAAGGACAGGGTTGGGGATCACCCAGAGAACCTTATGAAGTAAAAGCTTGGTATGAACTGAATCATGtccctttaaatattttcctttcgtCTTCTATGGTATGTTAAACTGCCAAGTGGAGTGCTTGAAGTTCCCACTGGAGTATAATTGTTTTCAGGATTTCTGCAAAGACTGGAAATGGGAATGCAATTCTGACACATATGAAGGGAGAACCATATTTCTTTACTTTTGGAAAATCAGAGGTCAGTAACACATTTCCGATCATTTACTTTCTCCAATGTATTTGGTGCGCTTGGCTTTCTTGAAGTAATACATTACTGGAGTTATCTGAACGCATAATTTTTGGTGGGTTTGATACCTTGCCCCtatatttcatttcaacatACATTGctaattttttaagatgaacTCGGGGAAACTTGGACCTTTGTAGCTGATTTTTAAACTATCATgtctatcttcttctttcttcctcttcgaaATATGTGCTGAACTCAGAACTTTCCCTGATATGATTAGGCCAGCTAATGTTCCTGAAGGTGCTCATGTTGAATGGGAGGAAAATTGGATATATTGGTTTTGAGATGCCACAGGTAATCTATGAATGTAGTTCTTTAAGCCTTAGTTTGATGCTAGACTTGTGATAAGGATAGCATATTTTCCAAGATGGCTGCAGAAGTGCTGTTGTTGAGTATTAGACTTGTGGTCACTTGGACATTAGAACTCCCTCATTGTTGAGAATGGTCCATCATCAACAGCTGAAGTATATACTGTTAGTTCCTAAAATTTTGGTTCAAGTTTGATTTTCGTCCAAGAAATTTAAAAGTTCTAATTTTGTCTCTGGAAAATATAAAGGTGATAATGTAATCCTTTTGTTATGACTTTGCTGCTTTTGAAAAtggaaatttaaatttatgggACAAAAATAATGCTAAATTCACAGACCAAACATCTGGATGTCCAAATATTAATTGAtctgatttatttttacttggCTTTTCATCATCAATTGAAACTAATACATGACAGAAAATTCCATTTGAAACTCagcgataaaaaaaaaaaaaaaatccgtttGAAACTTTTCTTGAAATGTGTTCTTGGATTTAAACTTCTTTGCTAGGTGTATATTTGGTAATAACTTCTGCTTACATTTATTGAAGTGAAGTAGACCTGAATTTAATTATGATAATGTAATCCTTTTGTTATGACTTTGCTGCTTTTGAAAAtggaaatttaaatttatgggACAAAAATAATGCTAAATTCACAGACCAAACATCTGGATGTCCAAATATTAATTGAtctgatttatttttacttggCTTTTCATCATCAATTGAAACTAATACATGACAGAAAATTCCATTTGAAACTCagcgataaaaaaaaaaaaaaaatccgtttGAAACTTTTCTTGAAATGTGTTCTTGGATTTAAACTTCTTTGCTAGGTGTATATTTGGTAATAACTTCTGCTGTACATTTATTGAAGTGAAGTAGACCTGAATTTAATTATGATAGATGccttgagttttgagatttgttttCCTGGTTGCACCACGATTACCTTGAGATGTCTCTATCTGGTTAATTGATGAAGCCTCTGATACTTCTATTTCATCATTTGTGCCTGATTTGAATCCACATTGCGGGATTGGACTGGTTTGAACTTCAAAAGTATAATGGACAAAGCAGAGAATATCAGACACAGTATGTCAGTAACATTTAATGGTGCTGCATAGAGCCATCTAGCAGCTATGGAATGTTTTTACACACATCTTATCACATCAAGCTTGCGTATGTGCAATTGTTGCATAAATATGGCAACTTGGTCTATTGATTCAATCCATGTTTACTAtcctttgtttgttttgaaaaatcaGATTTAAGTATCATTCAAGTGAGAACATTTAAATTGCCACCACGATAGATCtgtgataatatttttctctctcggGGAAACAGACTcttcaaagaaggaaaatttgAACTTGCAAGAGCTAAGTATGAGAAGGTAATGAAGGTAATTTTGTCTTCTTTTAATCCAAAGTATTTTGGATGGGGTGACTGGTATTTTCCATTGTTTCTATAGATCTTATCAATCAGAAGGAAAACTAGTATTGATCTCAATCAatgttttgggatgaaaattgctatttttatgttgaaattttacCACTTTCTTTTACTGTAATTGCTGATGGTTATCAATCATGTTGCCCTATTTGGCTGGCATAAATTATAGTATTTACCGAGAGGTCATAAAAACATTTATTGTAATCATTTGACTTACCTGACCtacaataattattttctttcaagatCTGTTGTAGATGGACTTAAATTCCAGGACATACTAGCCATTAAGTTTGTCTAGAATCTTATTCACAAacttaaaacttataaaaactgtgctatttatataaacaatatTCTTCTGCTCTAATGTGTTAATGAATCTGTTGTGCTTTCAAGCTGTCATGACTCATAATACTATGGTGGTTGCTCAACAGGTGCTTCGGAAATTTAATCATGTCAATCCACAAGATGATGACGAAGGGATGGAATTCGCAAAAACACGAGCAAGTGTTTTCTTTATACTTTCCATTTAGGAATCCAATGAAATGCAATTGTTGGATTCTTGCATAATGAATCTTCTAATACTTCAGCGACCTAATATTCTGTGTTGTGCTATCTTTCTGTGAATGTATTAAagattttcttgtcttttcttGTATTGTATGAAGAATCTGTTGCACCTGAATGTGGCTGCATGTCAGCTTAAACTTGGAGAATGCGGAAAGTGCATTGAGACATGTAACAAGGTACGTCTTGTGACTTCA
This genomic interval from Juglans regia cultivar Chandler chromosome 3, Walnut 2.0, whole genome shotgun sequence contains the following:
- the LOC108979282 gene encoding uncharacterized protein LOC108979282 isoform X3; amino-acid sequence: MINSIKAKFSNSFDFVDLQLIGDSCQKPLTYVVIDDLGVVKKDFCKDWKWECNSDTYEGRTIFLYFWKIRGQLMFLKVLMLNGRKIGYIGFEMPQI
- the LOC108979282 gene encoding uncharacterized protein LOC108979282 isoform X2, with the protein product MINSIKAKFSNSFDFVDLQLIGDSCQKPLTYVVIDDLGVVKKDFCKDWKWECNSDTYEGRTIFLYFWKIRGQLMFLKVLMLNGRKIGYIGFEMPQTLQRRKI
- the LOC108979282 gene encoding peptidyl-prolyl cis-trans isomerase PASTICCINO1-like isoform X1, with translation MGGKLDILVLRCHRLFKEGKFELARAKYEKVMKVLRKFNHVNPQDDDEGMEFAKTRNLLHLNVAACQLKLGECGKCIETCNKVRLVTSKCGSHLIMREKKTFWQ